The DNA sequence actttttattgaattatctttagtttgaaaaaaattattttctgattaTAAAGGCTGTCTCTGCTggatttatctatatataggcACACATTTATATACATGCACGCAAAGTAGGGAGGCCGGGGGAGAGACAGATCATGAAGGGAGGAATTATATATGCGGCTTGCCGGCCAACTCAACATTCCCTTTACCTACCGAAAGAATCACATcagctaaaaaaaaatctttttgacTCGTTCAAGCAGTGGCTTTCGGTTTCACATATACTCTTTACGACAATATGTCTGCAGATTCCTTAATTCCCAGCTGCCTTCCCCACTTTGCATGCATTTTTCTACATTTGTGATCTTCTGCCTTCTACTTTTcctaattactattttttaatagccTCTGTCTCTCTGATCAACCTCCGTGAACAAAAGTATATATGTGTacgtatatatacacatatattatatagacgTAGATATAGATCATcctggcatgcatgcatggctcgaatattatttcttcaaaacttttatCTTTGCTTCCCGTTTGCAGCTTGTTTGAACTGATctgaatttctttttaattaaacgTTTGCCTTAAGTACGACATACTCCCGTGATCAACAGAAATCTACGAGAGCAGGCCGATACATGCATGATCACGGGCGGCTCATTAGCATTAATTACGTTcgttaatttttacaaaatttagcTAGCTTTTAGTTGAATATGAtctattaatttgttgtttttgtgtCGGTGGGTTGACTATGATCTAGATCTAATCTTTGGGTAAAAGGGTTTAAGTTCAGAGTAATGGTAGAAATTCTAAAGTGATGATGTACGTAAAATTGATTTGTTTGTGTTTAATTGTTTTACATACATTAAGAAGATGAAAGATTATTATGATCAgatgtattatattaatatatagtgagtaaagaaatagtaaatattaatgtccgttcaaataaattttcatattatatatcctatatatctagctagctaattgGATGTAAACCGAGACGTACGTGTAACATGACTTtatagtagctagctagctagcaggtAATTGCGGGCAGGCTGGCGCCTCATCCATgtcattttttatcttttacgGAATTATAGTGCTTGCACtctttaaaacaatatataaaaatggtaCTTATAATTTGGTTGTGAACGGAGGAAAAAATAGAGTCATCTCGAATAGCCTATACATATTAATCAACGGTATATATTTGTTGAATATTAGTCGTCAATTTGTGCTTCTATTTCTCCGATCGACCTGGCTAGCTAGTCAAAAAAGTAGTCCTCCtcgatatatatattcaaattaatGGTTCGATAGTATTAATCGTCGTGATGGTTAAGTTTTAGACGATCATGTACATTGGTGACTTTTAAAAAGCTGGCCAAATAGTAGTACCGAtcatcatttaatttttcttttcttaatattaatccTGCGCGCCATATCATGTAAATTTAGCGCATGCATGCCCACATGATTTCGTCAGGTTCACACAGCACCATCAGTCTTTGAAAGACTACTTATAAATTCATTACGCTCGTAATTTCTTCTCTGTGTGGCTGTGTCTCTGAACCTTATCCCAACTTTCTATTGTAAATCAAAGATGGCAAAGGTCTCCACCGGCCTGTTAATGATAGCGCTTCTCCTCTGCTCCAGTACGCTGACCTATGCTTCCCGCCCAGAGCCAGGTTTTGCTGATGCGACTCCAGCAAATACCCATCATGGGGTtggttgaatttaaattttcttctcttatttAGACTCGTATAAAATCGGGTTATTGATTTGAGCTTGATTTCATGGGtgcttaattggttttttttttcctaataggATTTTGCGGAAGCAGATCAGCACGTTCATGCTGTGGATGAGAGCTCATGTGAAGGACTTGGAGAGGAGGAATGCTTGGAAAGGAGGACGTTGGCTGCTCACCTCGATTATATCTACACCCAGAAGCAGAAGCCATGAAATTATCTgctagcagctagctagcttgttacTTCTTGTGGTCATTTGTGGAATATGTATAATCcttataattttactattatgaTATTTCATTACCAAGTGTTTCTTTCCCTGCATGCATATTGTTCTTGCTTGGTTAGTGAAATGCATGCtgtattaaaacaaaaaaaaaaacaaaaaatgcttctctagggttttctttctttcttttatattttcccCAGGTAAGTAAGCTGCCTGTATACGTCTAGGTTAATGAATAACGAATTAGCgaagatttttagattttggtatacatgtatgtgtgtatgtatacaCAGCAAAGTACTTTGGTCTTTCATGAATTCCTTTGCTTGCTTCTTTAGTCTCTGGggaaaaataactcaaaaaccatAATTATGATCGCCTGCTTAATTAGAGTCAGTACTCATCATGTGGCTGCTCCAATTTACTTAAGTAAAAGTGTCGTAACtagattttatatattctgATGGTTTGTAGTGCTAAAACAGGATActtaattaattgtaaaaacaTCATGGTTTTTACATGAGTTTATTCAGTTATGACGTCACAAGATTTGTCAACCTAACTAATTTACATTTGAAAGTTGTAAAAAGAAGTGAAATAACTctatttcttaaaaatgtatatAGTTAGCAAGGTGCAATATGCAGTTCCAAAACACTTTAGTACTGCCTTTtgataaattgaatttaaaaataaaaaataaaacaagaagaagaaacatcCCATGTGGCTATCATGATATGTCAATCGATCTATATATGCATGTCTTGTGGATAcatttgtcatatatatatatatatagaccacaCACTCGATCGGGCTCACATCCAGTCAAGTCAAAAATATAGGATCgataatcaataataatatatggcAACCGATTGTCCAACCCGTTTTCTGAAAatatgaggatgaggatgatgatgatgatgtaaAGCCAACCTCAATTACGGCGTCCTCCCAACGCCCGTGCCGCTGCTCTATTAATTAAAAtgcagatatatataaatttacaaattaaagaCTGAAAGAAGTAAAAAGTTGGTGAGTTCAGAGGAATTGCAGACAGATTTAAATGCCGACTTATGACCCCTTACTCGTCTCTTGTCCTGGCTTTTATTCAGAATTCAATGTAAACAACCACTTGATCGGCGAGTTGGTCTGGTTCCGTCGGGGAAGATGAGAAATAACTCAAGGGCAACTGTCGTTGGAACTAGTTGATGATCGATAGTTGAGCAATGCATAAATTTTGATCGCAGCCTGCAATATTAAGGCTTGAAACAAACAATTAAAGCCAACTATATAAGCTGGGATCAAGGCTGGTCAGCCTCGAAAAACCTGCTgtcatgtatatgtatatgatcAGCATTAGTTAAAAGtagtacttaaataaatcaATACAAGGACAGCGATATTAATTCCAGAATCCAAATTACAGCGTACTACCATTGCTTCGATTGCGTTTGTCTGTAATATTAATTACTTCTGCTTCTTAATTGATTATTGGCATTATTGCTTTAATTTGTAGGTGGTCAATGGCCCTTGAAGTCGATGTTGTAGAGGATAATGGAGGCTCTTAATTTGTCCCATATCCATTCAATGGACCTCAGTCTATCTAGGCCGGCAAGGCCCCTAGCTAGCTTCTACGTAGCTTCTAACTATCTTCGAACTCTGGAGTTTTGGTGGTCCTTGCTTGCTTGAATACGTACATCGGTCtaattttatagagttttgtaACGTACAAGTAagtttatatctatatattaatattattatttttatattctaaatttaaattaatattatttttaataaaatttattttttgactaattatattgaatgaatgtacatattatttaatagaaacacttataattagatttttttcaattttatatcaCTAGTAATGATCGTAGAAATCACATCGGTATTAtcccataattaaaataaagctTTTATCAGAAGCAGCAACTCAGGTTCTGCTCCTCCttctgtatatataaaaaaaattattatatggaGCAGTCACTGTAGGATGCACACATCTTGCATGGTTgctatttcttttttcacctCCCTTTTTATTCTAGGGAGTAGCCACTGTCGGATGCACACATTGCACACCTTACATGgctgttatttcttttttcaccgcccttttttatttttatttttgtctctcttctcattttcttttctttctattcaaaattttcatcccatctTGCGAAACCGCTCCTCCTCCCTCGCGTCGCCTCCCTCTGCCCAGCGCTAACACGTGACACCGTCCCTCTATTCAGCGCCACATCACTTAGCTCCACTGTCTGCCCAGCGCCACCACTCCCCGCGAACTCATCGAAAACCCCAttcttcttcattgtgaagCGATGTGGATCCCTCAAGTTTCCTCACAAAACCCAcgaatcttcttcttttcaatgAATCGTTGAGTGGTGCTGACGAAGTCAAAACCCATCATTCCGAATATGCTTCTCTGTGAATCGCAGAACTCAGTTTTGATTTCAAGACCTTCTTCATCTTTAGAACATTCTCTGTGATTCTTTCAATCCCCTCAAATGCATTGTGATTTCCCCTTCATTGATTTGCTTATACTGCGATTTTCCACCATCTTAACTGGCAAGGTTCGTCGAAGAATAGGCAATGGGGAAGCGAGGGCAAGAGGGGGAGGAATAGAAGGCGTTGGGTTGGGTAAGCTTGGATCTGAAGTATTTTGATTTGCGAAAGAATATGTTTGATTAATTCTTCAATTTTCACTATTAGTTGCCTTTGAATCTCAATGCCAAGGAACAAGGAACCGActttataaacaatttttttttttaaatttttttggcCACATAAAATTACACTGGTTACCGAGAGAGTATaggaaaaagaatgagaatGGAGGATCAAAGTTCTTTCGTTTATACTCTTCATGgtcctttcttttttaaaggtaaaGTTTGCGTAAGTTTGCTGAGAACCTGGAGGAAGATTGGTGTTTTTGTAAGGTTTTTTGAGAACTGAACAGAGGGCTGGTTTCaaacatttgatcattttcataTTGCAAGTATTTAGTGAAAGCGGATTTAATAAACTCTAATTCTATGGCCATTTCTAACCAGGTAAAATCTCtcctatgtatttttttctagtATTAGAAAGGGTGGTTCTTTAAAATTGGCTTTTTTGTAGGAAAGTAGGGAGGTAGGATTATTAGATCATGTTGGAATTGGAATGCAGAGGTGGGATCCTTCTAATACaacattattgttttgatatatgtAATGTTAGGTTTTAAGGGAAGATGGAATTCTAATATAgttatctcatatatatatatatatatatatatatttgaagtatatatatatttaactagCATATTCTAACCATCTTGAAGAGGAGAGTTTAGAGGGCCATAGGcatgatcatttttattttttattttagttacgAGTTTTATATTGTCGCTAAAACATTACCATTTGCGAAGATAAATTAGGTTACAAAAAGTCAATTATTAAACTATAATTGGCAATAAATTGTAGTTTcactaaaatttattatttatgacaaaatgcAACTCGTTGGTAGTACTCTTCTACATCATGATTATTAGTGACGATTACAATCGTTGCTAATTCTCTAATCGTCATCA is a window from the Juglans regia cultivar Chandler chromosome 7, Walnut 2.0, whole genome shotgun sequence genome containing:
- the LOC108985637 gene encoding phytosulfokines 3-like, which gives rise to MAKVSTGLLMIALLLCSSTLTYASRPEPGFADATPANTHHGDFAEADQHVHAVDESSCEGLGEEECLERRTLAAHLDYIYTQKQKP